One uncultured Draconibacterium sp. genomic window, CCATGAAAACTTCAGAAAAAAACGGTATCCTTAAAATTTACTTGGGAGAGGGAGATAAAATAAATGGTCGCCTTTTGTTTGAAGAAATTGTTTTTGAAGCCAGAAATGAAGGTATGGCAGGAGCAACAGTTTATAAAGGACTCATGTCGTTTGGAGCCAGCCATTCTATTCACACCATGAAAATTTTTGCACTATCGAGCGACCTGCCAATCATTATTGAAATTATCGACTCTATTGAAAAACTTGACGAGTTTATACCCAAAATCAATAAACTAATGGATAAAAGTCAAAAGGGCGGATTAATTACTTTTCAGGAGTTAAGCGTGGTGCGCTACGAGAAGGGAAATAAATACCGCGAAACCTATACCTAAAACCTGTATTTTAAGCCGCAATTTTATTTAATCTGAATCAAAATAAAAGCGAACATAATTTCAGCAAGCACCTTTCAATCCATGAAGATCAACAGGTTATCGCCTAAAGCCAATTAAAAGACCTCAAAGTACTTTATTTCAATAGTTTAACTTAACGTTAATAAAGTTTTTCCTGCTCTCAATAAGCGTTTTTACGGAAAGAAATGAGCTAATATTTTATATTTTCACGCCGCGTTAAAACAGAATAACAAGTTGCAGTTGTACACGCGACCAATGTGGTCTGTTTCAACAAAGAAAATCAATATAATTATTAGAATATGAGTTTTACACACGAAGTTGAAGGTATGATTTGCGTTGCTCAGGGAGCAAATCATGGCCCGGCTCCAATTCCTGAAGAAGGACGTTGGGTAAAAGCCAAACAAGTTTCAGACATTTCGGGTTTAACCCACGGTGTTGGTTGGTGTGCTCCACAACAAGGTGCATGTAAACTAACCTTAAATGTAAAAGAAGGTATTATTGAAGAAGCTCTGATTGAAACAATCGGTTGTACCGGTATGACTCACTCAGCTGCAATGGCTTCAGAAATTCTTCCCGGAAAAACCATTCTGGAAGCATTGAATACCGACCTTGTTTGTGATGCAATCAATACGGCAATGCGCGAACTTTTCTTACAAATTGTATACGGTCGTACACAAAGTGCTTTCTCGGAAGGCGGTCTTCCAATTGGTGCTGGACTTGAAGATTTAGGAAAAGGTCTTCGTGGTGTAACCGGTACATTGTACGGAACTACAGCTAAAGGACCACGTTACCTTGAAATGGCTGAAGGTTATATTACCAAAATTGGTTTAGATGCCGATAACGAAATCATAGGTTATGAATTTGTTAGTCTTGGTCGTATGATGGATATGATTAAAGCCGGTACTGATGCCAACGAAGCTTTAGTAAAAGCATCAGGTAAATATGGACGTATCGATGATGCAGTTAAAGTTATTGACCCACGTAAAGAATAGGAGAAAAAAATTATGCCATTATTTGAAAGTTACGACAGAAGAATCAAACAAATTGATACATTCTTAAACGCAAACGGCATTTCTTCTATCGAAGAGGCCAAAAAAATATGCGACGAAAAAGGTGTTGATGTATACGAAATTGTAAAAGGTATTCAACCTATTGCATTCGAAAACGCCATGTGGTCGTACATTGTAGGTGCTGCAGTTGCCATTAAACGTGGACAAACATCTGCTGCAGATATTGCTGCTACTTTAGGTGAAGGTTTACAGTCGTTCTGTATTCCCGGATCGGTTGCCGACGATAGAAAAGTAGGAATCGGTCATGGTAACCTTGCTGCAATGTTACTTCGCGACGAAACCAAATGTTTTGCATTCTTAGCAGGACACGAATCGTTCGCTGCCGCTGAAGGTGCTATCGGTATTGCAAAATCGGCAAACCGTGTTCGTAAAGAGCCTTTACGTGTAATCCTTAACGGATTAGGAAAAGACGCTGCAAAAATTATCGCACGTATTAATGGTTTTACCTACGTTCAAACTGATTTCGATTTTGCTACCGGCGAATTGATAGAAGTACAACGTAAAGCATACTCTGCCGGTGATCGTGCAAAAGTAAATTGCTACGGTGCCAACGATGTACGCGAAGGTGTTGCTATTCTTCACAGCGAAGGTGTTGATGTATCAATTACAGGTAACTCAACTAACCCAACACGTTTCCAGCACCCTGTTGCAGGTACATACAAAAAAGAATGTATCGAACAAGGTAAAAAATACTTCTCTGTTGCTTCTGGTGGTGGTACTGGTCGTACTCTTCACCCAGACAACATGGCTGCCGGTCCTGCTTCTTATGGTATGACTGACACCATGGGACGTATGCACTCTGATGCACAGTTCGCAGGTTCTTCTTCAGTTCCGGCTCACGTTGAGATGATGGGATTGATCGGAATGGGTAACAACCCAATGGTTGGAGCTTCTGTTGCTGTTGCAGTAGCAATTTCGCAAGCTTAATTTCAGATTTAAACCAAATCGAAATAATTCAGGCTCTGCTGGTTTTCCGGCAGGGCCTTTTTATTTATAGAAAAATTTTATTGTGAAGATGGCATTGAATTTCTACCCTGCCCAAGTGCCTCTCGTACTCCCTTTCCCCTCATGAGGGGAAATGTCGACAGACAAAGGGGTAGAGAATAAAATTCAACTCCGAAAAATATACCAATCTGTATGACCGACCTGATTTTACAATTTGGGGACGTATGCACTCTGATGCTCAATTTGCTGGTTCTTCTTCAGTTCCGGCTCACGTTG contains:
- a CDS encoding DUF190 domain-containing protein, giving the protein MKTSEKNGILKIYLGEGDKINGRLLFEEIVFEARNEGMAGATVYKGLMSFGASHSIHTMKIFALSSDLPIIIEIIDSIEKLDEFIPKINKLMDKSQKGGLITFQELSVVRYEKGNKYRETYT
- a CDS encoding GGGtGRT protein gives rise to the protein MPLFESYDRRIKQIDTFLNANGISSIEEAKKICDEKGVDVYEIVKGIQPIAFENAMWSYIVGAAVAIKRGQTSAADIAATLGEGLQSFCIPGSVADDRKVGIGHGNLAAMLLRDETKCFAFLAGHESFAAAEGAIGIAKSANRVRKEPLRVILNGLGKDAAKIIARINGFTYVQTDFDFATGELIEVQRKAYSAGDRAKVNCYGANDVREGVAILHSEGVDVSITGNSTNPTRFQHPVAGTYKKECIEQGKKYFSVASGGGTGRTLHPDNMAAGPASYGMTDTMGRMHSDAQFAGSSSVPAHVEMMGLIGMGNNPMVGASVAVAVAISQA